TATCACGAAAAAGATACATTAAAGTATCAATACTAACATGCAACACGATTTGTAAAGCACACAGTTTACATATGCGACTGAGCGGCGTTCGATAAACATCGCTCGACATTGGGAATGCCTGACAACCAGTAGGAGGTGTTGGGGGGAAATAACGGTAGAACCACAGGCGAACGCTTCCAACTTGAGGCGGGTTTTCGTGTGCGCCAGACTGACTACTGCGACTAAGTTTTCTTTGCCGGCTTCCTCCAATCAGCAACAGTAAACACGACTTCATAAATTCTTTCTCTGACACACCATGTACCCATGCCTCGCTGGCGTTGTTGCCTCGCGCATCGTCTGCACGTTTCCAACTTCCAGATTTCAGCGTACTCCTGTCACAAGCCCCCTCGCGGCCTGAGGACATTCCCACTCTCAGGGGGGGTTTCTTCTCCTCACAAAATATTTGCTCAGCTATACACCTGTAGATACTTGTATAATACTACcacataaacattattataaattactaaattactccttattgttattgttaaccTTAAATCTTGCAATTTTGTAGCATTAAAAGGCTATGAATACTATCCTCACACCCCTCACCGCTGCACAAATGCACTCAACTACACCGACGCATGCGCTGTGGCCCCACGTGTtcataaacaaattttgatgGAAAGAGGGTTTAGAGAACAAGAGTTGTGGTTTGTAGTTTGGAATCTAACCCTTCTTAACTCAGGTAGTTTTGCTACAGAGCTCAACGCTTCTTAACATGGGAACTGAAACTAACAAAGATGACCGTAACAATCCCGAGTACCTAGCCCAGTTACTAAAAGATAAGAAACAGATTCAGGCTCTGCCAAACATATTCGTTCATGTGGAAAAACTTTTAGACGAAGGTAAGTCCAACTTGTTTCAGATTTCAGATAGACCTTTGTTACCTGCAATTTTTGATAGAGCAGATTCGATCGTTCTGAAGTTGAAATTTTGCTAGAGCACGAAATTTGATAGAAGTTTCGATTTCGAGAAACTTTAATATACGACAGCAGTCGGGCTTATGAAGTGAAAGCTGTCTTCAgtggaaaaaaagtttgcaagCGAGCCGATGAGAAGGAAGACGGAGATATTTAAACGTACTATTAGTATACAAAAAGCACAGACGATGGCATTTTCAGTGCTACTTGTAGAGTGTTTGTACGTAGTATACATAAAGTTTAATATACTTGTTTATTTCAATCAAAGAAAAGCCGCATTCCAATGAAGGTTTCTAGCTTCTGATTTTACTCCGCCATTTTGAAACCTACACCTCCGTGTGCTTGCAGCACAAGTGGAGCATTTAGTCGGGAAGGCGTGTATGTGGCTCTGCTTTTCAGGCGGTAATTATTCGAGCAGAAATGTTGGCCTAGCTTCAGACAGATAAGGTGCTGACGGCGTTTTTTAGGGATGGGCTTCTCTGATGTCTTACAGGATGCGCCCGTCCAACTCTTGAGAAATCGATTGCAACAAGTCGCAGACTTAAttgacatttattgtttttcaagATGACAGTGGCAAAATTGAAAGCAGTTCCACATAATTTAGATTTTGTGGTAATTGCATTATTTTTACTTGAGACATGGAAAATCggttgaaaattttaattttaatggtgTACACTTTTAAcaatgttttaagaaaagaaaagcaagatctCCCAAGGTAAAAGGTGTTCAAGTAATTTTCAATTTAGCCTATCGTTATTAGCAGTAACttggcaaatatttttaaaaggaatgCCGGTTTTTGCCAGGTTTCGTCTCAGTCTAGCTTGCTCATTTGCTTCCATAAAAAGACGTTTTCTGTATATGCtctttcgtgtttttttttaccccccTAGCTACAAGAAAAACTCTCCCTGAATTTTCCTTGCCTAGTAAGATTTTTCTGCTTACTTTATACTGGTGGTCTTCAGGATAGTTGAGACAGTTACACGTTCACATGTGCTATTATTAACagtcttaatttgtttttacatcactGCTGGGAATGATGCTTCTCATTTCACTTGTGAACACCAAGGctaataaaactttgtaatcCACTCCTTGGGGACGGCTTCAGCCATGATTGTTAGTAATGGGTTAACACTTGAGTATAGATTTGCATCTTTTGCATGTTGATAATTAATCTTATCTACAAGTTTGCTACAGCTGTACCTCCCATGGTTAGCTTCATGTAAGACTGAAGGCTCAGATTTCTTGCCTTGCTCTTGcattgaataataaataaccTCTTAAACTGTCTTAGCTTTGTGTACTGTAACATTTTACTTAGTATACTTGTGCGGTTTGTGATTGAAATTTCATGTAACCATACACAACtaatatttttgtgctttatttcgCCCAACTTCCCTTTTATTATACCAGCATAGTTGGATTTTGTACTAGTCTAAATTTGTTCACCATTTTAATTAGACTCACATTTTTTAGCAATTGCACTATCTGACGAATGAAGTAAGCACGAGTATATCCTCTTTCCAAATGAAATTCAAGTGATCCAATGCCTCGTAATGTTTGCCTCCAAAGTTGGAAGATTTTACTTCTGTTCATGGGAGAATTATTCACATCTACGTACAGTTCAGTACCGCATGGTACCTTTTGCGAAGATGCGACAGAGGTAATGTACCACACCTCTTTCTTCAGATGTTTATACCTTTCATAAACATTTGCTTTAAGGGAATGAAACTGAACAGCACTCAGTAGAATCTGTACATAAATTCTTCCTTATGTTGGTATTTGCAATGTTTGTCTtaaatgtttggttttgttgaCATAGATTGTGTAACTGATATTagagctgtttattttttgtttgattttgttgcCTAGATAAAGAAGTAGTGCCTAAATGCATCTTTGAATTGGTCAATGGTTTGTCAGAGTCACAGCCTCTAACCTAAATCACATATTCCTGCCATTCAAACAACTTGCAATTATAAAGACCACAGCCTTTTCTTTATTGCAGGCAGGGCAAATTTGTCAGCAATGTTTCGCTgcaaagaatgtttaaaaagatttttaaagtcGTGGCCAGATTATTGTGCACAATGTTTCTACAAATTCTGAAGAGTAATGGTTTTCTATATGTTGCCtgtatttataatttactgTTTCTCAAGATAAATTTGATAGTATTCTCTGCAGCACTGGAGGAGTAGAACAGTAGCAGCCTGAAGGATTATTTTATACTTCAGTTGTGAAGCCATGGACACAGTGGACATATCTACAAGAGATAGAAACATATTTCCCTGGAGGATATGTAGATGAGAGAGCATTTGCAAGGGCTTATTCCAGATTGCAgtgaaaagtgtttttctttgctggctTGTGAACATGGGCAATCCAGACTTAGCCTCTGGAGAGTCAGTTTAGTCCTGTTGCTTGAACTGAAAGTGGTATGTGAACAAGATATATGTTAGCATCGTAAATGGAATTACACATTCACAAAGACATTCTGGGATTTCTGACGTTGATGAAAAgaattgtgaatgaaagaaatgtagaGAGTCTGCATCCTTTTCACCTTGCAAACATGTCTCCTTTTGGAAAATGACTGAAAAAGCAAACCCATCTTTGTGAACTGTCTTCATCTTGGCTAGGTGTTAAAAGAAAACCCAGGCAATATCTAAGAATTATGTTTACATTTACTAGTATCTGCTCTTGTGTGGATTTGCACACGTGTTCCAGAAGTATATagatgattttttaatttcctaaTGATATGCTTGCACATGCTTCACCTATTCAAAAATGGAGAGGAACATTGTGCTTTTGTTATACtgaagtgaaaaaaagtaaCGCTGTTGGAGCAAAACTATATTGAATTGAGATAAACTGTTTGTAAGCgtgttttacattgtttttaaaatgcatttgcCAGATGCCTGTTGGTTTGAACTCGAAAAAAACAAAGGGAACAGACTGTTTAAATGATGAATGCACGAGACAGGAGGTGCGAgaggaaattggtgttttatgccaaggcagcaactaatgctatatcaaggcaaagcagccagccctgtaaaagATGtgacatgcagagaaataacagcaagcccaagatgagatctgagcATAGGACAGGCattcctcactgtattggtgacaggaacTAACTGTTGCGCTCTGGGACCAGTTTCTCAAGAGTGTGATCAAAGTTAGAACCAGAATTATATGATAAAGACTTCACATGACTGCAGATGTCTTCTTTGTGTCTGTGGGTAAAGAAGATACAAGACATATGAAGTATTCAACACTTaaccatcacaaacatttttgggataacaacagcagcagtgtAACAAAGGTACAAAGCAGATGTTCTGGTTATCAGCTACAACCACACTGCAACCTTTGGTCACTTCCAGCTGACAACTACTACAATGTCACAGTAAATACGCAGAGTGTCTGGTGTTTAAGTGGCAGTATTTACCATGATGGTATTAAGAATGTGctataaggaaaaaaaaaggcaggagGGTGGGCATcatcgattttgtttttaatgatggtAGTGATAGTTGACCACAGTTGCACTTGCCATCATGGCAAGATACTGAATGCTATGTGTCTTATGGAAGCAGCGACGTGGGGCATTTTcagaaagtatattttaattaaaatttaacattcaAATAATTCTGATAAAAGCTGTTTTTACttaagaatatttgttttattttctgtcgaCTTTATCGTAGAGATAGGGTGCCACATAGACAATAATTCCTAAACCAcatagaaaaagtattttaatattgtaatcATATCACTGATAGTTTCAGATTCTTTATGGCATCAGTTTTGTAGATGTTCACATTCTGAATTCTCacaatatttagtttttaaaaaaagttagttGTCAAAATGATAGGTTTATTGTCAGCATTGCCATTAGTATGTAAAACAAGTTATTGCACATTAAACAGCATTTACagaaacatttctaaatttgactgacctttttttatttacctcttTAGTACAATAGAAatcacttttcatattttagcTTTAATGAAGCATGATTTATGGATATAGAGCAGATTCATTTTTGTTAACAGTTCACCTCGATTTTATTAGAGGCAGATCAAGCATGATTGGtgatattttcatctttctggAGAGTAATATTTCCTATTAGGAGTGGGGTTTGTAGGCAGGGACTAACAATGATCTGGACCATAAAATGCAATGAAAATAGTCACTCCATTTTCTAATGTGCcagtattaaattatttttcatctgtCTTACAACCAAGTTTCCAATAAAGTATGATACATCGTTGTTATTTTGTccaatttaaatttatttgcttattgcagattgtaaaaaaaaagttctctcttTTTTAGGTATTTGCCATGCaggcagtaattttttttaaacatctgctGTAATGCCTTAAGTTTTATTGATACTgctatttcttaattttttaagcTCTCACAGAGGATTGGGCCAAGAGACTAATTGATGAAGGaaactttaaactttatgtCACAACGACATTGTTTGCAAACCTTGGGCTGCATTATTTTATAAAGGAAGTTCAAAGTGATCAAATTCAGtctgagtttttgtttgttattaatGAAATTTAATGGTCTCGTTTCAGAAATTGCATACCTGGCAGATGTTAATTTGGTTTTAAAGATTGTGTGGGTTTGCACGCTTGTTCACTGCCTGTAGTAGTTGGGGGTGGGTGAGCAGCTGTTCTTTGTTGTGAGTCACTACCCTGAACGccaaacatttctgtgaaataGTGGATGCTTGAtaggctgggtttttttttttttttttgtgcttattggctttgtatgaagaaaaactGAGAAATACTGGACAGTTCTCAGCAACTTTGTCAACATACCAACTGCAGCTGGTGTTTAAAACTTGTCatttaaaagtttgatttttgaAACAGAATTTAATTGCTAAAGTATCATTCACTTGCATATAGTTGATATGCGTCATTAACTTTGAGATTCAGTGTCATATATGTCgtatcataaatgtcacttCATATATGTTCTTTAACACTTTTTGTCGTAAAAGTGAGTTTCTTAATTGTGCaaagtgtttttctttggcACTTAAATACTGTTTCTGCGTGCCAGCAAGtgggaataaaaatataattttgaaagttgCTAATGTACAGTTAAGTTAAAACCAAGAAGGTAGTGTGAACTGCTTCTATGGTTTACCACCAATGTCAGATACATGATACAATGCCATCATGGTGTGTGCTTGGAAATTCTAAACTTGTGCTGGTGTGTGCATTGTCCATTCTGAACAGGAtttgcacatacacacttgcGCCTTGTCTTTTACGTCCATGTAGGATGCTACATTAAAGAATAGGGTCAGTTTGTTCTTTTCAGATGTTCCCATCCATGATGAATATGCACATGGTCTTATTTTAAGGTTACATATTGCAAAACAGCATCATAGTAGGTGTGAAATTTCTTCAGTCCAAGGCTTGGTTATGGATGTTTTGAGTAAATAGGGAATGCCCTCATATCAGTGGTTACCTGCTTTCACATAAAGGATGCAAACAGTTTGCATgaaggatataaaaaaaatgttcaggtgGTCAAGATGCTTAAGGAAGAGATTATATTTTCCTGATGTGAGTGTGGTAACCAATGTTTGACACAGGTACCAGGAAGGACAAGACAGACCAATAGACGTTACTCTAGAAGTCATGTGGCTAGCTGTCTCCAGAGCACTCGACTCTTGTGTGTATTTTTCAGAGATTAACAGAGTTAGGATAGCATTGTTCCACAATCCTGGACTGGAATTGAAGCTTCCAGAGCCCCAAGGACCACCTGTCACGCTTTCTGAAAAGATCTATGTTCCTGTCAAAGACCACCCAGAAGTAAGTTTGATCCATCAGAAGGCCATCTATGTTTGGTTGTTTAATGTTTCAGGTGTCCAGTTGTAGATTACATATTTGTTTCATGAAGAGTAGTCTtagttctttaaaacaaatttcacaaaatttcttatttgaTTAAAGACAAAACACTTGATACAAACGTTTAACaccaaagtttgttttttttatcccaaTTTGATTAGAGCTACTGGTTAAACAATTCAAATTGGTCATAGTATCTGGAGGCTGGGTGGGAACGTGTGACTGCACTATGCATGTCATTATAAGCATGTAAATCGGACTTGCATGTCCCATACACTTAAAATCTTGAAAATGCATACCATAGGCATGAAGACTGAATTTTCAGGCCGCATGTGTTGTCCATATATCACAAATGCATTTGGAATGCTAAATCTAATGAGAATTTAACACCAGTCTTATTAACCAGCATTACCTAAGAAGGGTTTACATTGAAACGAGAAAGTAACAAAGACACAATACAGCATGTGTGTTCAGAAAAGCAGGATTATAGCATCTGTTCTAGAATGGCTGAGcgcttgttttatttaaatatgattgctatgataaaaaaaaaaatattctatttcAGTTCAACTTTGTTGGGCGGATATTGGGACCCAGAGGTATGACTGCCAAAGAACTAGAAACACAGACAGGATGCAAGATCATGGTTCGGGGCAAAGGCTCAATGAGGGATAAAGTAAAGGTCAGCAGGTTTTGTGTAAAGGTATACTTATCTAGCTTCGGcacttttttccaaaacttaaataatttttatctaaaTTTATATGTTCCTCATAATTTAGTCCTTGTGTAGCTTTTATGGTTTACCCCCTCCccaataaaagtattttgttttattaggTTTAGCTCAGATGTATGCAGTTACATATCTTTGCCACAgctgcaaacaaaaatcaaaacaaaaacgtAAAATGCTTGATCTTGAATtggcttatttttgtataatttttaaaaattctttttttaaaagaaggtCTTGTGATCTGGATGGATGATGCTTAGGAAGAAAATGTGTATTATGTCCTAACTGTTAAATCAGGAGGAGCAGAATCGTGGCAAGGCAAACTGGGAGCACTTGAATGAGGATTTGCATGTGCTAATCACAGTTGAGGATTCAAGAAATCGTGCAGAAGCCAAGCTAGCCAAAGCTGTACAGGAAGTCAAAAAGCTCCTCGTACCTGCTGTGAGTACTTTCTAGATGCTTGCAGCTGCTGCATATTATGTTTAATGGAACAAAATGTCAAGATAATGAAGCATTTTCTTGTCAGATGATCGCATTGCTTTTCATGAAGATCTAGAATGTTAGCAGCTTTAAAAAGCAGCTGCATCAAAAAGTCATCACCATTGGGTGTATGGCAGTAttaacaagattcaagattaACACAGTTGTTTAGTTCTGAAACCTATTTCACTAGCTGGATGGAAAGGAGCTAGCTTAACCCTACCAGGCCCCAGAACCCCTTTAAATTTTTTGTCCGATAATTCAAGTGAAGGAACATCAGCATTTGCACTTAAATTAAATTTCTGTAGGCccatttcctgtttttaaaaaaagtaaaacaaaaattgtgttttagtTCTCAGCCAAGATGACAATTAGATACTTTCTGTACTATAATAATGATGCTTTACAAGAACAATGTATATAGTGTTTATCTGAAAGCagtaattaatataataatgacGTGCTTAGTTACAAGTTCTGTGATAAAATCAGAAGTACAATATTCTTCTGGTCCAATTATTAGTGTCTTTAATAATGGTTTTATTGttgtcataatttttatttatttagtttgtgaAGTTGTAAAATACTCCATCTTAACAGATAGTCCTGTGAAAATAATGTCAGAATTTAGTGTGGTGTCATGGTTGAATTAAATGTTCATTCTAGATGCTACTGGATGCAAATTGATTTCAAGTCAAATCAAGTGGCACATATTGATGGAAATTGATGAATCTTCTGGAGAACAGAAATTTAAGCAGTTTGATGAACTTGGATGGTAGATAACAGTCATCTAGGGGGTTCAGGCTGTATATTCTCTATAGTCAACTGGTAGTGCATTGGTATACATCCCTTATGCTGTACATGATAAAAGGCAGTTTTTCACACCTGCTTAAGGGCAAAAAATGGTGGGGTGTTTGGGTGGATTGTTGAATGATAACCTTCCTGTTATCTATCCCAGTTAAAGTCGAGGCTTCATCTTCAACCTGGGTTTTATGCAGAGGGGAAGGCAGAATTCTTATGTGGGAGCTGGGGAGTAGTAGTAAGCGCTTGCCCTTTTTATCAGGGCACGCCATATTGAAGAAGGCTTTCCTGACTGCAGGGTGCTGACAGTGGGCTGTTCTGTAGTGCTCTTGAGTGATGATAATGAATTTCTTTGTCTGAGTGTCTCCACTCTTTTCCTTCTCCACccatctgtgtgtgagagaggaaaagatGTCCCTGTTGTTCCATCCCTTAGTTTCTGTAAGCGACACTTGCACATTTGTCATGTAAATTGTACCCACTGCCACTTTTTTCCTGGCATTGGGTGAGGGGAGATAGGTACTCGGTAAAACTTAGCTTTACTTAACTGATCTGCAGCACGAGATTTTTAGCAATTAATTAAAATGGCTCACCAGAGTTGCTGCCTCTAAAGGCAGTTCTTCCCAATTGGACATTTGGtcaatttcaaaaacaaagttgGAAATAATCGCTTTCAATTAAATGGTTGTGTACATACCTCCTGAAATCagcaggtaatttttttaaaaccttaatCAAACCccaatattttttatgcagCTTCTTGTGGGCATCACTggagcaaaaaaagaaaaaatatatcatctTGTCATGCAAACcttttgtctgctgctgttggGTTGAAGCATAGTGTGCTCTCCCgtgtcagaaaagaaaaatgaatgacaacATTTGTTTGAAGAAGAACACTgattttttataaattcacGGTACAAAAGGATCTtcatataaaacttttttccaccCAGTCATAATTATGGTTTGTCAGAATTGGTAGCACATTGCATAATCCCAAATGTGTTAGTTTGGGTTCAAACTGGTGGATTTAGGCCACTTTTTTTCCTGTGGTCCCTGACTTAATGCAAGTATGAACCAAAAGATTTCAGAACCAGAACACCTTGATCTGTTCAtactgcttttttgttttttgacttGTGTGAAGTACATCTAAGTATATGAGGGATATTGAAAACTAAAGGCTTTTGTTGGCTGCAGCAGAATGATAGCATTAAGTGCCTGCTTGATTTTGCGGAACTTGCCACTCTTCTTGCAGCCTGATGGAGAAGATGAATTGAAGAAACGACAGTTGATGGAACTGGCCATCTTAAATGGAACATATCGCGATGCCAAAACCATTCCTGCAGTACATCATATCCGTAAGTGGTACCTGCTATTGTGCTaacattgtcttcatttgtaCGAATGTGTGTTAACATGctcctgctttctctctctccaccttcCAGCCTGACGGTGAGGATGATTTAAAGAAACGGCAACTTATGGAGTTAGCCATTATAAATGGAACTTATCGTGATACCACAAAACCCTCCGCCACTGTTTCGCAACCATCTGCATCAAGTCGTAAGTTGTATGACATTCGCCAGCGTATGTGTGCGGTGTTTGGCTTACCGATTTCACTACTCTGTTCATGTTACCATGTTTGGGATGTCCACACCATAGTCAAAAGATCAGCATGACCTGGCTTAAGTGGACTGTGACACTGGTTTTGCTTTTAAAGTATTGTACACTTTGGCCAATTCACAGCattgtcaccttttttttttttttatgtaataaatttttttttctctctccctcagtGATCTTATTTGTCTGTTACTGTTGTAGTTTTTCACCTCTGGGATTTACAGTGAGAAATGCagttcttttgctttcttctaCACCTTCACAAGTTGCATTGGTTGGCTTTGTTACTTTACAATGCATGTGGCTACCATGGAATTGCATGTTGTTGACTTTTCTGTTTGGGGTTTTCTTCTCAAAGCCTTTGTGACTGTACTTGCCGCATTTTAAATTCCTCATGGTTCTGTTCTTGCCATAGTCAAGTATTCTCTGGCAGATGTAGCTAATTTAGTGTAGTTGTGCATTTACTTCttccaaacattttcttcttggtATTTAAAACTGTATACATGCattttttgcctttttatttaaacttaaCAGTTCAGCTTTTTCAAATCTGCACAtgcttttttgtaaaatgaaaattttctcaAAAGCAACTAAAGGTGCTCTCTCATTTCA
The sequence above is a segment of the Pomacea canaliculata isolate SZHN2017 linkage group LG6, ASM307304v1, whole genome shotgun sequence genome. Coding sequences within it:
- the LOC112566599 gene encoding protein quaking-B-like isoform X4; translation: MGTETNKDDRNNPEYLAQLLKDKKQIQALPNIFVHVEKLLDEEINRVRIALFHNPGLELKLPEPQGPPVTLSEKIYVPVKDHPEFNFVGRILGPRGMTAKELETQTGCKIMVRGKGSMRDKVKEEQNRGKANWEHLNEDLHVLITVEDSRNRAEAKLAKAVQEVKKLLVPAPDGEDDLKKRQLMELAIINGTYRDTTKPSATVSQPSASSHAQRFLAQPLQLPMRTATPSPAGAPIILAPRLPHGLMSTTQSIMNSAPPPLVSPTGESGLMYNPYEHPYPYGLAAPTILEYPAHIDPTAGVFQNQLPQNSLSFSGLNTFYSGILPVFKEKPLFQSAYHMHILIFVGFFS
- the LOC112566599 gene encoding protein quaking-B-like isoform X2, giving the protein MGTETNKDDRNNPEYLAQLLKDKKQIQALPNIFVHVEKLLDEEINRVRIALFHNPGLELKLPEPQGPPVTLSEKIYVPVKDHPEFNFVGRILGPRGMTAKELETQTGCKIMVRGKGSMRDKVKVSRFCVKEEQNRGKANWEHLNEDLHVLITVEDSRNRAEAKLAKAVQEVKKLLVPAPDGEDDLKKRQLMELAIINGTYRDTTKPSATVSQPSASSHAQRFLAQPLQLPMRTATPSPAGAPIILAPRLPHGLMSTTQSIMNSAPPPLVSPTGESGLMYNPYEHPYPYGLAAPTILEYPAHIDPTAGVFQNQLPQNSLSFSGLNTFYSGGVPKIRRSIAGIRDHPYTRVTLS
- the LOC112566599 gene encoding protein quaking-B-like isoform X7, which translates into the protein MGTETNKDDRNNPEYLAQLLKDKKQIQALPNIFVHVEKLLDEEINRVRIALFHNPGLELKLPEPQGPPVTLSEKIYVPVKDHPEFNFVGRILGPRGMTAKELETQTGCKIMVRGKGSMRDKVKEEQNRGKANWEHLNEDLHVLITVEDSRNRAEAKLAKAVQEVKKLLVPAPDGEDDLKKRQLMELAIINGTYRDTTKPSATVSQPSASSHAQRFLAQPLQLPMRTATPSPAGAPIILAPRLPHGLMSTTQSIMNSAPPPLVSPTGESGLMYNPYEHPYPYGLAAPTILEYPAHIDPTAGGGVPKIRRSIAGIRDHPYTRVTLS
- the LOC112566599 gene encoding protein quaking-B-like isoform X1, which produces MGTETNKDDRNNPEYLAQLLKDKKQIQALPNIFVHVEKLLDEEINRVRIALFHNPGLELKLPEPQGPPVTLSEKIYVPVKDHPEFNFVGRILGPRGMTAKELETQTGCKIMVRGKGSMRDKVKVSRFCVKEEQNRGKANWEHLNEDLHVLITVEDSRNRAEAKLAKAVQEVKKLLVPAPDGEDDLKKRQLMELAIINGTYRDTTKPSATVSQPSASSHAQRFLAQPLQLPMRTATPSPAGAPIILAPRLPHGLMSTTQSIMNSAPPPLVSPTGESGLMYNPYEHPYPYGLAAPTILEYPAHIDPTAGVFQNQLPQNSLSFSGLNTFYSGILPVFKEKPLFQSAYHMHILIFVGFFS
- the LOC112566599 gene encoding protein quaking-B-like isoform X3, whose amino-acid sequence is MGTETNKDDRNNPEYLAQLLKDKKQIQALPNIFVHVEKLLDEEINRVRIALFHNPGLELKLPEPQGPPVTLSEKIYVPVKDHPEFNFVGRILGPRGMTAKELETQTGCKIMVRGKGSMRDKVKVSRFCVKEEQNRGKANWEHLNEDLHVLITVEDSRNRAEAKLAKAVQEVKKLLVPAPDGEDELKKRQLMELAILNGTYRDAKTIPAVHHIHAQRFLAQPLQLPMRTATPSPAGAPIILAPRLPHGLMSTTQSIMNSAPPPLVSPTGESGLMYNPYEHPYPYGLAAPTILEYPAHIDPTAGVFQNQLPQNSLSFSGLNTFYSGILPVFKEKPLFQSAYHMHILIFVGFFS
- the LOC112566599 gene encoding protein quaking-B-like isoform X5, with the protein product MGTETNKDDRNNPEYLAQLLKDKKQIQALPNIFVHVEKLLDEEINRVRIALFHNPGLELKLPEPQGPPVTLSEKIYVPVKDHPEFNFVGRILGPRGMTAKELETQTGCKIMVRGKGSMRDKVKEEQNRGKANWEHLNEDLHVLITVEDSRNRAEAKLAKAVQEVKKLLVPAPDGEDELKKRQLMELAILNGTYRDAKTIPAVHHIHAQRFLAQPLQLPMRTATPSPAGAPIILAPRLPHGLMSTTQSIMNSAPPPLVSPTGESGLMYNPYEHPYPYGLAAPTILEYPAHIDPTAGVFQNQLPQNSLSFSGLNTFYSGILPVFKEKPLFQSAYHMHILIFVGFFS
- the LOC112566599 gene encoding protein quaking-B-like isoform X6, producing the protein MGTETNKDDRNNPEYLAQLLKDKKQIQALPNIFVHVEKLLDEEINRVRIALFHNPGLELKLPEPQGPPVTLSEKIYVPVKDHPEFNFVGRILGPRGMTAKELETQTGCKIMVRGKGSMRDKVKVSRFCVKEEQNRGKANWEHLNEDLHVLITVEDSRNRAEAKLAKAVQEVKKLLVPAPDGEDDLKKRQLMELAIINGTYRDTTKPSATVSQPSASSHAQRFLAQPLQLPMRTATPSPAGAPIILAPRLPHGLMSTTQSIMNSAPPPLVSPTGESGLMYNPYEHPYPYGLAAPTILEYPAHIDPTAGGGVPKIRRSIAGIRDHPYTRVTLS